The nucleotide sequence TGCGACCTTGCCGTCGAGCACGTCCCAGCTGCTGACCACCAGCCCTTCGGCGGCGCCCCAGTGCTCGTTCTGCTCCAGGTTCGGATGACCGCCAACCGCCAGCACCACCACATCCGGACGCAGATCCATGATGGTCGCCGCGTCGGCCGCCACGCCCAGGCGCAGGTCGACTTTCAGCCGCGCCAGTTCCAGTTGGAACCAACGGGTGATACCGGCGATCTGGTCCCGTTGCGGGGCTTTCGAGGCCGTGGTGATCTGCCCGCCGATGAATTCCTTCTTCTCGAACAGGGTCACGTCATGACCACGTTCAGCCGCCACGCGAGCGGCTTCCATCCCGGCCGGGCCGGCACCGACTACCACCACCTTGCGTTTCGGCCCGGTGGATTTCTCGATGATGTGCGGCACGCCCATGTACTCACGGGAGGTCGCGGCGTTCTGGATGCACAGCACGTCCAGGCCCTGGTACTGACGGTCGATGCAGTAGTTGGCGCCGACGCACTGCTTGATCTGGTCGACCTGGCCCATCTTGATCTTGGTGATCAGGTGCGGGTCGGCGATGTGGGCGCGGGTCATGCCGACCATGTCGACGTAACCGCCCTCCAGGATCCGCGTGGCCTGGTTCGGGTCCTTGATGTTCTGCGCGTGCAGCACCGGGACCTTGACCACTTCCTTGATACCGGCGGCCAGGTGCAGGAACGGCTCCGGTGGATAACTCATGTTCGGGATAACGTTGGCCAGGGTGTTGTGGGTGTCGCAACCCGACCCCACGACGCCGATGAAATCCAGCATGCCGGTGTCATCGTAGTACTTGGCGATCTGTTTCATGTCCTCGTGGGACAGGCCGTCCGGGTGGAACTCGTCACCGCACAGGCGCATGCCCACGCAGAAGTCGTCGCCCACTTCGGCGCGCACGGCCTTGAGCACTTCCAGGCCGAACTTCATGCGGCCTTCGAAGCTGCCGCCCCACTCGTCGGTACGTTTGTTGACCCGCGGGCTCCAGAACTGGTCGATCATGTGCTGGTGCACGGCGGACAGCTCGACACCGTCCAGGCCACCGGCCTTGGCCCGGCGTGCCGCCTGGGCATAGTTGCCGATCACCCGCCAGATTTCTTCCGGCTCGATGGTCTTGCAGGTAGCGCGGTGCACCGGTTCACGCACACCGGACGGCGACATCAGGGTCGGCCAGTTGAAGCCGTCCCAGCGCGAGCGACGGCCCATGTGGGTAATCTGGATCATGATCTTGGCGCCATGCTTGTGCATGGCGTCGGCCAGGTTCTGGAAGTGCGGGATGATGCGGTCGGTGGACAGGTTCACCGAGCTCCACCATTCCTGCGGGCTGTCGATGGCGACCACCGAGGAGCCACCGCAAATCGCCAGGCCGATGCCGCCCTTGGCCTTTTCTTCGTAATACTTCACGTACCGGTCGGTGGTCATCCCGCCGTCAGTGGCATAGACCTCGGCGTGAGCGGTGCTGAGCACGCGGTTGCGGATGGTCAGTTTGCCGATCTGGATCGGCTGGAACATTGCTTCAAAAGCCATGGCGCAATCCTCGACTTACAACGGCTTGGTGATGAACAGGCCGTCGTCGTGGCCTTCTTCGGAACCACCGTAGACCTGCTCGGCCACGGTACGGATCGAACTGCCGCGAGCAGCGAGGATCTGGTCCATGGCACCGGCAAACCAGCCGGTGAACATGTAGTCGACCTTGCGTCCGACCTTGCCGTATACATAGACGAATGCCGAGTGTTCGAGCTTGACGCTGCAGGTGCCTTTATCGAGGTCGATGTCCTGGATCTTGAACAGGCCCCAGCCGCGCTGCGACAGGCGCTTCATGTAGTGCTCGAATACAGCGACGCCTTCCAGGCCATGGCATTCGGCTTCTTTTTCACACCAGTGCCAGGCGGATTTGTAGCCGGCCTTGTAGAGGATCTCGGCGTAGGCGTCGGCGCCCAGCACTTCCTCGATGCCCATGTGGTTGTTGACGAAGAAGTGACGCGGCACGTAGAGCATCGGCAGGGCGTCGGAGGTCCAGACACCGGTTTCGCTGTCGACTTCGATAGGCAGTTGAGGGGCGATTTTGGCCATTGAAACTTGACTCCGGAAATTCGTGATGTTGCCTGCGGCGCACAGGGCCGCAGGTAAAGGATTCAGTGCAGCAGCGGCGTTTACTCGCCCCAGACGTCCTTGAGGACGTTGACCCAGTTCTCGCCCATGATCTTGCGTACCACTCGCTCGGAATGACCGCGCTTGAGCAGCGTCTCGGTGAGGTTCGGGAACTCGCCCACGGTACGGATGCCCAGGGGGTTGATGATTTTGCCGAAGCTGGTCAGGCGACGGGCGTAGCCCTTGTCGTGAGTCAGCATTTCGAAGAACGCCTGGTCGTGACCCTGGGTGAAGTCGGTGCCGATGCCGATGGCGTCCTCACCGACGAGGTTCATGGTGTACTCGATGGCCTCGGCGTAGTCGTCGATGGTCGAATCGATGCCCTTGGCCAGGAACGGCGCGAACATGGTCACGCCGACAAAGCCGCCGTGGTCGGCGATGAACTTCAGTTCTTCATCGGATTTGTTGCGTGGGTGTTCTTTCAGGCCGGACGGCAGGCAGTGGGAATAGCAGACCGGCTTCTTCGACTCGAGGATGACCTCTTCGGAGGTCTTGGAACCGACGTGGGAGAGGTCGCACATGATGCCGACGCGGTTCATCTCGGCGACGATTTCACGACCGAAGCCCGACAGGCCGCCGTCGCGCTCGTAGCAACCGGTGCCGACCAGGTTCTGGGTGTTGTAGCACATCTGCA is from Pseudomonas sp. B21-056 and encodes:
- a CDS encoding dipeptidase is translated as MSPAELHADSIVIDGLIIAKWNRELFEDMRKGGLTAANCTVSVWEGFQATINNIAASQKLIRENSDLVIPVKTTADIRLAKEQGKTGIIFGFQNAHAFEDQLGYVEIFKQLGVGVVQMCYNTQNLVGTGCYERDGGLSGFGREIVAEMNRVGIMCDLSHVGSKTSEEVILESKKPVCYSHCLPSGLKEHPRNKSDEELKFIADHGGFVGVTMFAPFLAKGIDSTIDDYAEAIEYTMNLVGEDAIGIGTDFTQGHDQAFFEMLTHDKGYARRLTSFGKIINPLGIRTVGEFPNLTETLLKRGHSERVVRKIMGENWVNVLKDVWGE
- the dgcA gene encoding dimethylglycine demethylation protein DgcA, with amino-acid sequence MAFEAMFQPIQIGKLTIRNRVLSTAHAEVYATDGGMTTDRYVKYYEEKAKGGIGLAICGGSSVVAIDSPQEWWSSVNLSTDRIIPHFQNLADAMHKHGAKIMIQITHMGRRSRWDGFNWPTLMSPSGVREPVHRATCKTIEPEEIWRVIGNYAQAARRAKAGGLDGVELSAVHQHMIDQFWSPRVNKRTDEWGGSFEGRMKFGLEVLKAVRAEVGDDFCVGMRLCGDEFHPDGLSHEDMKQIAKYYDDTGMLDFIGVVGSGCDTHNTLANVIPNMSYPPEPFLHLAAGIKEVVKVPVLHAQNIKDPNQATRILEGGYVDMVGMTRAHIADPHLITKIKMGQVDQIKQCVGANYCIDRQYQGLDVLCIQNAATSREYMGVPHIIEKSTGPKRKVVVVGAGPAGMEAARVAAERGHDVTLFEKKEFIGGQITTASKAPQRDQIAGITRWFQLELARLKVDLRLGVAADAATIMDLRPDVVVLAVGGHPNLEQNEHWGAAEGLVVSSWDVLDGKVAPGKNVLVYDTICEFTGMSVADFLADKGSQVEIVTDDIKPGVAIGGTSFPTYYRSMYPKEVIMTGDMMLEKVYREGDKLVAVLENEYTGAKEERVVDQVVVENGVRPDEEIYYALKEGSRNKGQIDVEALFAIKPQPCLEQSGDGYLLFRIGDCVAQRNTHAAIYDALRLCKDF
- a CDS encoding DUF5943 domain-containing protein; protein product: MAKIAPQLPIEVDSETGVWTSDALPMLYVPRHFFVNNHMGIEEVLGADAYAEILYKAGYKSAWHWCEKEAECHGLEGVAVFEHYMKRLSQRGWGLFKIQDIDLDKGTCSVKLEHSAFVYVYGKVGRKVDYMFTGWFAGAMDQILAARGSSIRTVAEQVYGGSEEGHDDGLFITKPL